A window from Pokkaliibacter sp. MBI-7 encodes these proteins:
- a CDS encoding SDR family oxidoreductase produces MSEQKVAIVTAGGSGMGAGAARQLAAEGYRVAILSSSGKGEALAKELGGIGVTGSNQSNEDLQRLVDEVMTAWGRIDVLVNSAGHGPRAPVLELTDEDWHRGMEVYLLCAIRPTRLVTPIMVQQKSGVIINISTFAAFEPDPVFPTSGVFRSGLAAFTKLFADQYAEHNVRMNNVLPGFIDSLPEKEEFRGRIPMQRYGKTEEIAKVISFLASEGAGYITGQNLRVDGGITRSV; encoded by the coding sequence ATGTCAGAGCAGAAAGTAGCTATCGTCACAGCAGGTGGCAGTGGAATGGGCGCCGGTGCCGCGCGTCAGCTGGCAGCAGAAGGGTATCGCGTCGCCATTCTGTCTTCGTCCGGTAAGGGCGAAGCACTGGCTAAAGAGCTGGGTGGGATCGGTGTTACCGGCTCCAACCAGAGTAACGAGGATCTGCAGCGGCTGGTGGATGAGGTGATGACGGCCTGGGGGCGCATCGATGTACTGGTCAACAGTGCAGGCCATGGCCCGCGCGCACCGGTGCTGGAGCTGACTGATGAAGACTGGCATCGCGGGATGGAGGTCTATCTGCTCTGCGCGATTCGCCCGACCCGGCTGGTGACACCGATTATGGTGCAGCAGAAATCCGGGGTGATTATTAATATCTCCACCTTTGCCGCCTTCGAGCCTGATCCTGTGTTTCCCACTTCCGGTGTGTTCCGTTCTGGCCTTGCTGCCTTTACCAAGCTGTTTGCTGATCAGTATGCCGAGCATAACGTGCGTATGAATAACGTGCTGCCGGGCTTTATAGACAGCCTGCCGGAGAAGGAGGAGTTCCGGGGGCGTATTCCCATGCAGCGTTACGGCAAGACTGAAGAGATTGCCAAGGTGATCAGCTTTCTGGCATCGGAAGGGGCAGGGTATATCACCGGCCAGAATCTGCGGGTGGATGGCGGTATTACCCGTTCGGTGTGA